One Lucilia cuprina isolate Lc7/37 chromosome 4, ASM2204524v1, whole genome shotgun sequence DNA segment encodes these proteins:
- the LOC111681578 gene encoding uncharacterized protein LOC111681578, with protein MLEKRSQTLKRKRRPIPCTNIFKPVCGSYMGVKSSFRNECLLNAENVKFNRDWRIVKNGMCAEDYSNSRKRKEKPEKPHSIKKRSFENNFYPQHTNEQHDPDFNTNNNFENYKNQANLSPNDLYLYMPPAFQTQYLNHDSQAYHDPIPVHKAYDEIFNKMMALLPPPTSNIQMQDMESEEETHKLEDSMFQESVIKPMPFAANMMNFNYITERNLAHNINRSPSLSIDVNSFMDKLNNKDYYEIEKVAVENENKEIEDIPTTFPPTSETSPETTKTSSRIAATKSRPKVSNKHLKTEKVSNSTKECKFGSTSICGMLADGSVRTFETICEMMTANVYLKNTWTKLHEGVCEDCKYNCSRDYQPICVTRNGVNYTMVNECYFNMGICMDKKSKWQKLSDSECERYTRIPDKYANSKPGFPYTSNYFVSQTTPLPSSDSLSLDKNPKLLKLKYRKSKKRNFNPKRAVSRRSNSHRCCSRSHYRNQFGHDNMKCKCWADTTLRTPTTRLALHEQQTESYIMRLVKDKVERGMMP; from the exons ATGTTGGAAAAACGTTCTCAAACTCTAAAAAGAAAGAGGCGACCCATACCttgtacaaatattttcaaacctGTATGTGGTTCATATATGGGAGTAAAATCCTCCTTTAGAAATGAATGTCTTCTAAACGCtgaaaatgtcaaatttaataGAG ATTGGCGCATTGTTAAGAACGGCATGTGTGCTGAAGACTATTCTAACTCACGTAAACGTAAGGAGAAACCAGAAAAACCTCATTCGATTAAAAAGCGTAGCTTCGAAAATAACTTCTACCCTCAACACACAAATGAACAACATGATCCTGActttaatacaaacaacaattttgaaaattataaaaatcaagcCAATTTATCACCAAATGATTTATACCTCTATATGCCACCAGCATTTCAGACACAATATTTAAATCATGATTCCCAAGCCTATCATGATCCCATACCCGTACATAAAgcttatgatgaaatatttaataaaatgatgGCATTGCTTCCCCCGCCGACATCTAATATACAAATGCAAGATATGGAGTCAGAAGAGGAAACACATAAACTTGAAGATTCGATGTTTCAAGAATCGGTTATTAAACCCATGCCTTTCGCAGCTAATATgatgaattttaattatatcaCTGAgcgaaatttggcacacaatATAAATCGTAGTCCATCTTTATCCATAGATGTAAATTCTTTTATGGAtaagttaaataataaagattACTATGAAATCGAAAAAGTCGCTGTTGAAaacgaaaataaagaaattgagGACATTCCTACCACTTTTCCACCAACAAGTGAAACATCTCCGGAAACAACTAAAACTTCAAGTAGAATTGCTGCCACTAAAAGTAGACCTAAAGTTtccaataaacatttaaaaactgaaaaagtttCGAACAGTACTAAAGAGTGTAAATTTGGCTCCACCTCAATATGTGGTATGCTAGCAGATGGCAGCGTTCGAACATTTGAAACAATTTGTGAAATGATGACCGCTAATGTTTATCTGAAAAATA cttGGACCAAGCTACATGAAGGTGTTTGTGAAGATTGTAAATATAATTGTTCTCGTGATTACCAACCAATATGTGTCACCAGAAATGGAGTTAATTACACCATGGTCAAtgaatgttattttaatatggGCATTTGTATGGATAAAAAAAGCA AATGGCAAAAACTAAGCGACAGTGAATGTGAACGTTATACCCGCATACCCGATAAATACGCCAATTCGAAACCAGGATTTCCTTATACCAGCAACTATTTTGTTTCCCAAACAACACCATTACCAAGTTCAGATTCGCTGTCACTcgacaaaaatccaaaattactAAAGTTAAAATATCGTAAAAGTAAAAAACGGAATTTTAATCCTAAAAGAGCTGTTAGTAGACGTTCAAATTCCCACAGATGTTGTTCACGATCGCATTATCGTAATCAATTTGGCCACGATAATATGAAATGTAAATGTTGGGCAGATACAACTCTTCGAACACCCACTACTCGTTTGGCATTACATGAACAACAAACTGAATCGTATATAATGCGTTTAGTTAAAGATAAag TTGAGAGAGGAATGATGCCCTAA
- the LOC111681548 gene encoding UPF0692 protein CG33108, translating into MSNSLPAAPTPPPSLSLTLIKCKSNKTFPTMSMAKKLLLEECLWAIDYPELQKACFLARICSDRPPVKCEFYNIASILQVGPTCGLTALSMLLGGIPPAEQLLQEAQQKHFTNNGEMFSAHNLYQLICDNIPMINNNNNPHNNNNYCQSNTLNANDIDNNILLKNTTTKHNNNVIECQMHEGRLNCAKVRDSLQQGACMFVPYDPDFNHSPCLKFGHKAHWALIIGYLINDKNEFFVLARHGKAKNLAVWSLQSLSDSNSNLIEFAQPKGYPDCDFLLPPGGIGGDLGLRERAIIVKGLPHAIISIS; encoded by the exons ATGTCGAACTCCTTGCCTGCTGCACCAACGCCACCACCGTCACTCTCACTAACATTGATAAAATGTAAAAGTAACAAAACTTTTCCAACGATGAGCATGgctaaaaaactattattagaAGAATGTTTATGGGCCATTGATTATCCAGAATTACAAAAGGCTTGCTTTTTAGCCAGAATTTGTTCAGACAGACCACCTGTTAAATGTGAATTCTATAACATTGCCAGTATATTACAGGTGGGACCCACTTGTGGCTTGACCGCGTTAAGTATGTTGCTCGGAGGGATACCGCCGGCTGAACAACTTTTGCAGGAAGCCCAACAAAAACATTTCACTAATAATGGAGAAATGTTTAGTGCCCATAATTTATACCAACTGATTTGTGATAATATACCCATgatcaacaataacaacaatccacacaacaacaacaactattgcCAATCAAACACTCTAAATGCCAATGACATAGACAACAACATACTGTTAAAGAATACtacaacaaaacacaacaacaatgtGATCGAATGCCAAATGCATGAAGGTCGTTTAAATTGTGCCAAGGTGAGAGATAGTCTACAGCAGGGCGCTTGTATGTTTGTGCC ttaTGATCCCGATTTCAATCATTCGCCCTGTTTAAAATTCGGCCACAAAGCCCACTGGGCTCTAATTATAGGCTATTTAATAAACGATAAAAACGAG TTTTTTGTCTTAGCTCGACATGGAAAAGCCAAAAATCTTGCCGTTTGGTCTTTACAATCGTTAAGTGATagtaattcaaatttaattgaatttgctCAACCTAAAGGTTATCCAGATTGTGATTTTCTCTTACCACCGGGTGGCATTGGTGGTGATTTAGGTTTAAGAGAACGTGCCATTATTGTCAAAGGATTACCGCATGCAATTATATCAATATCatga
- the LOC111681549 gene encoding U6 snRNA-associated Sm-like protein LSm3, producing the protein MLISLVYIRLTVLLVRLCLQKIFLNNNFLSTNCAFICNFSNFYQLFLQITLIIYLNFKFVTNKMATEEEQTQVVLPVKEPLDLIRLSLDEKVYVKMRNERELRGRLHAFDQHLNMVLGDAEETVTTVEIDEETYEEVYKTTKRTIPMLFVRGDGVILVSPPMRVG; encoded by the exons ATGCTTATAAGTTTAGTTTATATACGTTTGACAGTTCTACTTGTGAGgttatgtttacaaaaaatatttctaaacaataattttcttagcACGAATTGcgcttttatttgcaatttttctaatttttaccagttgtttttacaaataacgttaataatttatcttaattttaaatttgttacaaataaaatgGCCACCGAAGAAGAACAA aCGCAAGTTGTTCTGCCGGTAAAGGAACCCTTAGATTTGATACGTCTCAGTTTGGATGAAAAAGTTTACGTTAAAATGCGTAATGAACGAGAGTTAAGGGGACGTTTACAT GCATTTGATCAACATTTAAATATGGTTTTGGGTGATGCAGAAGAAACAGTTACGACTGTTGAAATTGATGAAGAAACTTATGAAgaagtttataaaacaacaaaacgaaCTATACCCATGTTATTTGTAAGAGGCGATGGAGTTATTTTAGTGTCACCACCTATGCGTGTaggttaa